A genomic region of Osmia bicornis bicornis unplaced genomic scaffold, iOsmBic2.1, whole genome shotgun sequence contains the following coding sequences:
- the LOC123988732 gene encoding trichohyalin-like, with the protein MRPPPPPGWGREKVVDTRKGIGCKEKSSDTGAGKRGRLTKAEQLAKAHRPRANSVGIIEELNRKREREEKRTKEDRTQQPFKKSAKTQRSPIKNSTYNMDNQCTENKEGEEEKQTGSVEGEKDSQTPWGIIMKELQGMRQEMKQEFEKDRNESRKERSELRNEIKKLREEMTEKGKNWERKYLEAEERAKKLEERLERLEGREKKGMEDTEGRLREIEEKATQIAAGKRGPNQGDGDYLDIWKAKLEQLDRNWEATKRRERKNNIIVRGKKWPTRNEKEEIEKLLREELNTDAKARRVRVLGNERNMAVVEMESWEDKAKVRRMKKELKDKGQMIFIDNDYTQKEREIQRKLVTRAKKEKEKGAQVKVGYMKIQIQGKWWFWNEVDGEIREERNFRNGRGTTSAEI; encoded by the coding sequence atgcggccgccacctccgccggggtggGGAAGGGAGAAAGTGGTAGATACTAGGAAGGGGATCGGCTGCAAGGAGAAAAGCAGTGATACAGGCGCTGGCAAACGAGGTAGGCTAACAAAGGCAGAGCAGCTAGCCAAGGCCCACAGGCCAAGAGCTAATAGCGTGGGCATAATAGAAGagttaaatagaaaaagagaaagagaggagaagAGAACAAAAGAAGATCGGACTCAACAGCCGTTTAAGAAAAGCGCAAAAACACAGAGATCCCCAATCAAGAACAGTACATATAATATGGATAACCAATgtactgaaaataaagaagggGAGGAAGAAAAACAAACGGGATCAGTAGAAGGGGAAAAAGATAGTCAGACCCCATGGGGCATTATTATGAAGGAACTACAAGGGATGAGGCAAGAGATGAAACAAGAATTTGAGAAGGACAGAAACGAATCCCGGAAAGAAAGGTCGGAGCTGAGAAATGAGATAAAGAAGCTAAGAGAAGAAATGaccgaaaaaggaaaaaactGGGAAAGGAAATACCTAGAGGCGGAGGAACGGGCAAAGAAGCTGGAGGAAAGATTGGAAAGGCTagaaggaagggaaaaaaaaggaatggAGGATACCGAGGGACGACTAAGAGAAATAGAAGAGAAGGCAACACAAATAGCAGCAGGAAAAAGAGGGCCAAACCAAGGGGACGGAGACTACCTAGACATATGGAAGGCCAAACTAGAACAGCTAGATAGGAACTGGGAGGCAACGAAGAGAAGGGAGagaaagaataatataatagtaagAGGGAAAAAATGGCCCACaagaaacgaaaaagaagaaatagaaaaactCCTGAGAGAAGAATTGAATACGGATGCGAAAGCCAGAAGAGTAAGAGTGCTAGGCAATGAAAGAAACATGGCAGTGGTAGAAATGGAAAGTTGGGAAGATAAGGCAAAAGTGAGGAGGATGAAGAAAGAACTCAAAGACAAAGGCCAGATGATATTCATAGACAACGACTATACACAAAAGGAAAGAGAGATACAAAGAAAGCTAGTAACGAGGgcaaagaaagagaaggaaaagggAGCGCAAGTGAAGGTTGGATATATGAAAATCCAGATACAAGGAAAGTGGTGGTTCTGGAATGAGGTAGACGGAGAGATCAGGGAGGAGAGGAACTTTCGAAACGGAAGAGGGACGACATCCGCAGAAATCTAA
- the LOC123988733 gene encoding trichohyalin-like: MAGKEEEGAEKRTGTQRMEDEAREKKEGEAREEPEKPEKGGKRGRPSNIEVLRRERKQSLGSVSNSEEMWKRKREEGNEEGLPKEKGDEERRQTNDWMFRESSLTRRSPEKKKERREGEGGVGEIKELIKDLGKDLGGRMGRVEANMRALGNEIRGEVEKLKEDTMRREVMWAEQKREIEGKIEILIKKIGELEKRGEEGARWNEIEQKVHKSVQESIEKRKEELGGEKVNEKIIELEKKWEKKEREESKKNITIRGTKVRREGVKEKAEEILKIIGVEDAIEEAKEVGGVEKGKYASMILVKIKSSELKRRIMENKKRLKGREERIEDDLTWAERKTQWTLRKIGREEREKGKYVWVDHGKIRTEGKWWRWDDEKGALVDWEGKEWKAYQEGGQRKGEGEKGI, from the coding sequence ATGGCCggtaaagaagaagaaggagcaGAGAAGAGGACGGGAACACAGAGAATGGAGGACGAGGcgagggaaaagaaagaaggggaGGCGAGGGAGGAACCCGAGAAACCggaaaaagggggaaaaagaGGCAGGCCCTCCAATATAGAGGTCCTGAGAAGGGAAAGAAAGCAAAGCTTGGGAAGTGTGTCAAACTCAGAGGAAAtgtggaaaaggaaaagagaggaaGGAAACGAAGAGGGACTCCCGAAAGAAAAAGGGGACGAAGAGAGAAGGCAAACAAATGATTGGATGTTTAGAGAAAGTAGCTTGACGAGGAGGTCAccagagaagaaaaaagaaagaagagaaggcgAAGGAGGAGTAGGGGAAATAAAAGAGTTAATAAAAGATTTAGGAAAAGATTTGGGAGGGAGGATGGGAAGGGTGGAGGCAAATATGAGGGCCCTGGGAAATGAAATAAGAGGAGAAGTGGAGAAACTAAAAGAAGATACGATGAGAAGAGAGGTCATGTGGGCGGAGCAAAAGAGAGAAATAGAAGGgaagatagaaattttgataaaaaagaTTGGGGAATTAGAAAAGAGAGGAGAAGAGGGGGCAAGATGGAATGAAATAGAACAGAAAGTGCATAAAAGTGTGCAGGAGTccatagaaaaaagaaaagaagagctAGGAGGTGAGAAGGTCAATGAGAAGATCATTGAGCTAGAAAAGAAATgggagaagaaagagagagaggagagcaaGAAAAACATAACAATCAGAGGAACGAAAGTGAGAAGAGAGGGGGTGAAAGAGAAGGCGGAGGAGATACTAAAGATAATTGGGGTGGAGGACGCAATAGAAGAAGCGAAAGAGGTAGGCGGGGTGGAAAAAGGGAAATACGCTAGCATGATACTTGTAAAAATAAAGTCGAGCGAGCTGAAAAGGAgaataatggaaaataaaaagaggcTAAAAGGGCGGGAAGAAAGGATAGAAGATGACTTAACGTGGGCGGAGAGGAAGACCCAATGGACATTAAGAAAAAtcggaagagaagaaagagagaaaggaaaatacGTGTGGGTAGACCACGGGAAAATAAGAACAGAGGGGAAATGGTGGAGATGGGATGACGAAAAAGGAGCGCTGGTAGACTGGGAGGGAAAAGAGTGGAAGGCCTACCAGGAAGGAGGACAAAGGAAGGGGGAAGGGGAGAAGGGGATATAG